In a single window of the Notamacropus eugenii isolate mMacEug1 chromosome 4, mMacEug1.pri_v2, whole genome shotgun sequence genome:
- the LOC140498162 gene encoding vomeronasal type-1 receptor 2-like: MLPEVIFLGIVFLSMTTVGTIANFFLFISCMLNFLDGHKITSLTVIFTQLTLVNSVMLISKGVPQTLQGLGWNNFLDDVGCKIVFYLRRVSESLSISLTCLLCIYQAITINPSNSRWAEFKVRVTKHITTSYIFCWVLNLLIEIPFPINTRGPRSSSNFTNAADNVFCTSETIIVVYLIMTTFRNVLCLGLMVLASVYMVLLLHKHHQHVQKIRSTKHSPRRHPEIRATQTIVLLMSTFFSFYAFTSIFTIFISYFDQKSPWMLPTVIFLSLCYPTISPFLLIPRLCRFTCYFLVK; encoded by the coding sequence ATGCTTCCAGAAGTCATCTTCCTTGGCATTGTGTTTCTTTCTATGACCACTGTAGGGACTATAGCAAActtcttcctctttatctcttgtaTGTTAAATTTCCTTGATGGCCACAAGATAACTTCTTTAACAGTTATTTTCACCCAACTAACCTTGGTCAACTCCGTTATGCTTATTAGCAAGGGAGTCCCACAAACATTGCAGGGTTTAGGGTGGAACAATTTTTTGGATGATGTTGGGTGTAAAATTGTATTTTACCTTCGAAGAGTGAGTGAGAGCCTTTCAATTTCCTTGACTTGCCTCCTGTGTATCTACCAGGCCATCACCATCAACCCCAGCAATTCCAGATGGGCAGAATTCAAAGTCAGAGTCACAAAACATATCACTACCTCCTATATCTTTTGCTGGGTCCTCAACTTACTGATAGAAATTCCTTTTCCAATAAATACAAGGGGTCCCAGAAGCAGTAGTAACTTTACAAATGCAGCTGATAATGTGTTTTGCACTTCAGAAACTATTATAGTTGTTTATTTGATAATGACCACATTTAGAAATGTTCTTTGTTTGGGGCTAATGGTCTTGGCCAGTGTCTACATGGTACTTCTCTTACACAAACACCACCAGCATGTCCAGAAAATTAGAAGCACCAAACACTCACCGAGAAGGCATCCTGAGATCAGAGCCACTCAAACTATTGTTTTACTGATGAGTACATTTTTCAGCTTTTATGCATTCACAtccatttttactatttttatcaGCTATTTTGACCAAAAGTCTCCCTGGATGTTGCCTACTGTTATCTTCCTGTCATTATGTTACCCCACCATCAGTCCATTTCTCTTGATCCCCAGGCTCTGCAGGTTTACCTGTTATTTCTTGGTCAAGTAG